The nucleotide window GCGAGGAGGCGCTCGACAACGCCCGAGAGGGCGTCTACCACACGACGCGGACGACCGACATCGCCGAGGAGCTGGAGCCGCTCTCGGACCCGGACCGCTACGTCGAGCGCGACGAGGACGCGTTCCGCGTGCGCTCGGCGGTCAAGCGCCTCGTCGAGTTCGAGACGCACGACCTGATCCGCGACGGGGCCCGCGACCCCTTCGACGTGGTGCTCTGCCGCAACCTGCTGATCTACATCGACATCGACCACAAGGCCGCCCTGTTCGACACGCTCGAGGCGTCGCTCGCAGAGGACGGCGTCCTCGTGTTGGGAATGACCGAGAGCGTCCCCCCGGACCGGAGCGACCGCTACGAGCCGATCGACAAGCGACGGCGGGTGTTCGGGAGGCGCTGATGTCGCTGTACCAGCACGCCCGGGACGGGAACGCGGAGCAGATCCGGGACGCGCTCGGCAGCGACAGCGCCGCCGTCCGCCGCCGCGCCGCCGAGTTCCTCGGCGAGATCGGCGAGGAGGGCGACCAGCCGACGATCGACGGGCTACTCAGCGCCGCGACCACCGACGACGACCCCGAGGTCCGCGGGGCTGCCGTCGACGCGCTGGACGCCATCGGCGAGGCCGCGCTCGAACAGCTCCTCGAAGAGCTCACCGGGGGTGGCAACGACGGCGAGGCCGAGTGGGTAACCGCGCGCAAGTTCGCCCGCGCACTCGAAGCCGACCGCCCGGAGCTCCGCATGGCCGCGGCGAACGCGCTCGCCCGGCTCGACGACGCGAGCGGCGTTCAACCGCTGGTGGGCGCGCTCAACGACGAGGACGCCCGCGTCCGACTGCGCGCGGCGCAGGCCTGCGGGACCTTCGCCGACCCGCGGGCGGTCCCCGGACTCCGCGACGCGCTCGGCGACGAGGTCCCGCGCGTGCGCCGTGCCGCGGCGAACGCCCTCGGGGCGATCGGCACCGACGAGGCGCTGTCGCCGCTCCTCGACCTGCTCGACGACGGCGACGAGTCGATCCGACGGATCGCGGCCGGCGCGCTCGGGAAGGCGAGCAACCCGGAGCCGGTCGAACCGCTCGCGCGGGCGCTCGGCGACGAGAGCGCGGTCGTGCGCAACGCGGCGGTGTACTCCGTCATCGAACTGCTCTCGAACGTGCCGACCCAGCAGAGCCACGCGGTCCGCGACCAGGTCGTCTCGGAGCTGAAGGCGGCCGACGACGCGACGGTCGTCGAACCGCTCGTCGAGATCCTCACCGACGGCCAGCAGTCCCGCCAGCGCCGGAACGCGGCGTGGATCCTCGGGCGCGTGGCGGACCCGGACACCCCTACGGCGGTGGAGGCGCTCGCGGACGCGCTCGCGGACGACGATCCGCAGACCGCGCAGTTCGCGGCCACGAGTCTGAAGAGCCTCGGCGGCCCGGTCGTCGAGGACCGACTGCTCGACAAGCTGGGCCCCGAACACCCGGAGGACGCCCGCGCGAAGGCCGTGTTCGTCCTCGGACAGATCGGCGGACAGGAGACGCTGAACCGCCTCGAAGAGTACGCCGACGACGACAGTCAGGCCGTCAGAAAGCGCGTGTTCTCGGCGGTCTCGAAGCTCAAGGCGGGTGGTCCGTAAATGTCTCAGGAGGACAGCGAGTACAAGATCACCGACACCCAAGCGAAGTTCGCGGTCGCGGTCCGCGAGGGGCGGAAGGTGAGCGACGTCTCTTGGACCCCCGGACGGGTCCTCCTCTCGAACCGGCGGCTGATCCTCGCCGGCAACGACGGGAAGCGGACGGTCCCCCTGTCGAAGCTGGAGCGGCTCGGCGGTCGCCACGACGCGAACCAGACGGTCGCGCGCGTCTCGAACTACGTGAGCTTCGATCTGGGCGAGCAGGTGCTTCTCGTCGCGGCCTCCGACCACGAGTCGTTCGAGCGCGACGTCTACCGCGCGTTGCTCGACCAGAAGACCGTGATGGCGAAACACCCCGCGATCGAGGGCGGCGTCGTCCAAGACACCGAGTGGGAGCAGGCCCGCGTGAAGATCGACGAGAACGGTCTCAACGCCGCCTTGGAGCGCGGCGTCTTCGTGAAGTTCGACCTCGACGACATCAGCGGGCTCGACGCCGCGAAACGCACCGTTAACGGCGATAAGAAGCCCGTCATCGAGGTGTCACACACCGACGACGAGGGGACGAGTATCGAGACCCACGTCGCGGGCGACCCGAACCGGATGCGGTTCGTCGAGTCGTGGCTCCGCAAGGGCGAGGAGCGCTCGTCGACGAACGTCGACCTCTCCAGTCGCGACCGAGAGGTGTTGATGGCGCTGTACTCCGGCGTCTCGCCGTTCGAGATCCCCTCGTTCCTCGGGATGGACGTCGACGACGTCGAGGAGACGTTCGAGCGGCTGGTCGAGCTCGAAGTGGTCGAGGAGGTCCGGATCCGCCGGGAGGTCGCGCTCAACTCCCGCGGCCGCAACATCGCCAGCGAGGCGATGAACGAGCAGTAGCCGGGCGACGGAACCCATCCGCCGAGGATCCCGGTCGCCGCGTCGAATCACGTTTAAGTCGGTGCCCCGCCGAGTGCGTCCATGAGCTACGAGGCGGTGCTTTTCGACCTCGACAACACCCTGTACCCGTACGCCCCGTGTAACGAGGCGGGCAAGCGGGCCGCGCTCGACGCCCTCCGCGAGCGCGGATACGAACTGGACCGCGACGCGTTCGACGACCTGTACGCGGTCGGCCGCCGCGAGGCGAAACGCGAGACGCGCACCACCGCCGCGTCCCACGACCGGCACGTCTACTTCAAGCGCGGCCTGTACCGGCACGCGGGCGAGCCGGACGTCGCGGG belongs to Halorubrum sp. DM2 and includes:
- a CDS encoding HEAT repeat domain-containing protein translates to MSLYQHARDGNAEQIRDALGSDSAAVRRRAAEFLGEIGEEGDQPTIDGLLSAATTDDDPEVRGAAVDALDAIGEAALEQLLEELTGGGNDGEAEWVTARKFARALEADRPELRMAAANALARLDDASGVQPLVGALNDEDARVRLRAAQACGTFADPRAVPGLRDALGDEVPRVRRAAANALGAIGTDEALSPLLDLLDDGDESIRRIAAGALGKASNPEPVEPLARALGDESAVVRNAAVYSVIELLSNVPTQQSHAVRDQVVSELKAADDATVVEPLVEILTDGQQSRQRRNAAWILGRVADPDTPTAVEALADALADDDPQTAQFAATSLKSLGGPVVEDRLLDKLGPEHPEDARAKAVFVLGQIGGQETLNRLEEYADDDSQAVRKRVFSAVSKLKAGGP
- a CDS encoding CheF family chemotaxis protein — translated: MSQEDSEYKITDTQAKFAVAVREGRKVSDVSWTPGRVLLSNRRLILAGNDGKRTVPLSKLERLGGRHDANQTVARVSNYVSFDLGEQVLLVAASDHESFERDVYRALLDQKTVMAKHPAIEGGVVQDTEWEQARVKIDENGLNAALERGVFVKFDLDDISGLDAAKRTVNGDKKPVIEVSHTDDEGTSIETHVAGDPNRMRFVESWLRKGEERSSTNVDLSSRDREVLMALYSGVSPFEIPSFLGMDVDDVEETFERLVELEVVEEVRIRREVALNSRGRNIASEAMNEQ